In Vigna angularis cultivar LongXiaoDou No.4 chromosome 8, ASM1680809v1, whole genome shotgun sequence, one DNA window encodes the following:
- the LOC108345632 gene encoding altered inheritance of mitochondria protein 32, whose product MPLAYILLGARICNAPIFSRCNRHFSLMASSAAVVDDAKSGFSRPEMYKENLAGTVDAYDRHVFLCYKNHSVWPPRIEASEADPLPKRLASVWKARKNDIAVKTKITVCEAREEAGFADGDVLIFPDMIKYKGLEESNVDGFFDDVIVSGKEWSSGGEKSVLRGSHIFVCAHGSRDVRCGVCGPVLLDKLNEEIQLRGLKDQISVVACSHVGGHKYAGNVIIFCPGPDGKITGHWYGYVTPDDVPVLLDRQIAKGEVIQKLWRGQMGPTVAEIKVADDRKLANGDDNGKASLSNNENVGGCCQGANGVSCCQSASFEQNKDNDNKTGEAYKRQRSNISCSWPLLQKRDILTATGILGALAAVAIAYRFYRRSS is encoded by the exons ATGCCATTAGCTTATATATTACTCGGAGCCAGAATCTGTAACGCTCCCATTTTCTCTCGCTGTAACCGACACTTCTCTCTCATGGCTTCTTCCGCTGCTGTCGTTGACGATGCCAAGAGCGGCTTCTCTCGCCCGGAGATGTACAAGGAGAACCTCGCCGGCACCGTCGACGCTTACGACCGCCACGTGTTCCTCTGCTACAAGAACCATAGCGTCTGGCCGCCTCGCATCGAGGCCTCGGAGGCCGATCCCCTTCCCAAACGCCTCGCCAGTGTCTGGAAAGCTCGCAAAAACGACATCGCCGTCAAG ACGAAAATCACGGTGTGCGAGGCGCGTGAGGAGGCCGGTTTCGCCGACGGTGACGTGTTGATTTTCCCTGACATGATCAAATACAA GGGTTTGGAGGAATCAAATGTGGATGGTTTTTTTGATGATGTGATAGTGAGTGGTAAAGAGTGGAGTAGTGGTGGAGAGAAGAGTGTGTTGAGGGGTTCGCATATTTTTGTGTGTGCTCATGGAAGTCGTGATGTTCGGTGCGGTGTTTGTGGGCCAGTTCTATTGGATAAGCTCAACGAGGAAATTCAGCTGAGGGGATTGAAGGATCAGATATCTGTTGTGGCTTGTTCTCATGTTGGGGGTCATAAGTATGCTGGGAATGTCATCATATTCTGTCCAGGACCAGATGGAAAGATCACGGGTCATTG GTACGGCTATGTTACTCCGGATGACGTGCCTGTCTTGTTGGACCGACAAATTGCTAAAGGAGAGGTCATACAAAAACTTTGGAG GGGCCAAATGGGACCAACTGTTGCCGAAATCAAGGTAGCAGATGACCGCAAACTTGCTAATGGAGATGATAATGGCAAGGCCAGTCTGAGCAACAACGAAAATGTGGGAGGATGCTGTCAAGGTGCTAATGGGGTTTCTTGCTGCCAAAGTGCAAGTTTTGAGCAAAACAAAGACAATGATAATAAAACCGGAGAAGCTTATAAAAGGCAGAGGAGCAATATAAGTTGTAGTTGGCCTTTACTACAGAAGCGTGATATTCTTACAGCTACTGGTATACTTGGAGCTTTGGCAGCTGTTGCTATAGCTTACAGATTTTACAGAAGGTCAAGCTGA
- the LOC108345360 gene encoding uncharacterized protein LOC108345360: protein MEKEVVESLWNGDGESQIQAALELCRLSSKQRHKLEESRVMVPLISMLHSENYEAIEAALCALLSLSFGSERNKIRIIKYGSLPVLLSLLHCDSQRAADLTLAAMLTLSSCKANKVAIASSGAVQILVGFVNNSNYSTQSQLDAIATLQNLTTCKEIVPLIVSSGVMLSLLELIHTSVKSSPLVEKAIGLLENLVSSSESALCEVSSTIGAIRILVETIEDGSSLSKEYAVCILLLVCQSCREKYRGLILTEGVMPGLLQLSVDGTWRAKSMARELLLLLRDCSNYSSRCKQIDHELIERIMDEIEAEGEELADTTLRLVEEMIAKLHA, encoded by the exons ATGGAAAAAGAGGTTGTGGAAAGTCTTTGGAATGGTGACGGAGAATCTCAAATTCAAGCAGCTTTGGAGCTTTGCAGATTAAGCAGTAAGCAGAGGCACAAGTTGGAAGAAAGTAGAGTCATGGTTCCTCTTATTTCCATGCTTCATTCTGAAAACTATGAAGCAATAGAAGCTGCTCTGTGTGCTTTGCTCAGTCTTTCCTTTGGCTCTGAGAG AAACAAGATTCGGATCATCAAATATGGAAGTTTGCCAGTTCTGCTGAGTCTCCTCCATTGTGATAGCCAGAGAGCAGCAGACTTGACTTTGGCAGCCATGCTTACTCTCTCTTCTTGCAAAGCAAATAAGGTAGCAATTGCTTCTTCTGGGGCTGTTCAAATCTTGGTTGGGTTTGTAAACAACAGCAATTATAGCACTCAGTCTCAGCTTGATGCTATTGCTACTCTGCAGAATCTTACAACGTGCAAAGAGATTGTTCCACTGATTGTGTCTTCTGGGGTTATGCTCTCCTTGCTTGAACTGATCCACACCTCAGTAAAATCATCTCCATTGGTTGAGAAAGCAATTGGGTTGCTAGAAAACCTTGTGTCTTCATCAGAGAGTGCATTATGTGAGGTTTCTAGTACTATTGGAGCAATCAGGATACTGGTTGAGACTATAGAAGATGGATCTTCACTGAGCAAAGAGTATGCAGTGTGTATACTTCTCCTTGTATGCCAGAGCTGCAGAGAGAAATATAGAGGGTTGATTTTGACAGAGGGAGTGATGCCAGGGTTGCTTCAGTTGAGTGTGGATGGAACATGGAGAGCCAAATCCATGGCTCGAGAACTGTTGTTGCTTCTGAGGGACTGCTCCAATTATAGCTCAAGATGTAAACAGATTGATCATGAGCTTATAGAAAGGATAATGGATGAAATTGAAGCAGAAGGAGAGGAATTGGCAGATACTACTTTGAGGCTGGTAGAGGAGATGATTGCAAAGCTCCATGCTTAA
- the LOC108344605 gene encoding alkane hydroxylase MAH1, with translation MLLYAAIIASFLCSLYFFHRRRCCKHPLLRDYPILGMLPPLLSNLWRVHDFFTEVLTKHGGTGEFKGPWFTDMNCLVSCDSLNVKHMLCKNFDNYVKGHDFRDIFEPFGDGFVTADSETWKYFRTVLHSLIKQRRFEVFVDQTVQKKVYTSLLPILDHAQQQGRVVDLQDIFNRFTFDNICSTIVGHDPKCLSIDFPEVAIEKAFNECEESIFYRHVVPGSVWKLQKWLQIGQEKKMTEACRTFDDFIYSCIASKREELSKCSREEMEEAPFDLLTALITEERGRLHDDKFLRDGAFNFFVAGRETMTSALTWFFWLIAKHPLVEAKILEEIRDHFKTDEKKTVDCGYHGFHEDPHNHNLDQEQYLKQSVSGEVLGMQEVKKLVYLHGALCEALRLFPPVPIERKQAVKADTLPSGHRVNGNTMIMFSLYAMGRCEEIWGKDCLEFKPERWISERGEIVYAPAYKFIAFNAGPRICLGKDLAFLQMKMVAAAILRKYCFKVEEGHIATPTHSIVLLMKNGLKARIMKREV, from the coding sequence ATGCTTCTATACGCAGCCATAATAGCATCATTCTTGTGCTCCCTATACTTCTTCCATCGCAGAAGATGTTGCAAACACCCCCTCTTGAGAGATTACCCCATCCTTGGAATGTTGCCACCACTGCTCTCCAACTTGTGGCGTGTTCATGATTTTTTCACGGAGGTGCTAACAAAACATGGTGGCACTGGGGAGTTCAAAGGACCATGGTTCACCGATATGAACTGTTTGGTCAGTTGTGACTCCCTCAACGTGAAACACATGTTGTGCAAGAACTTCGACAACTATGTCAAGGGACATGACTTTCGTGACATTTTCGAACCATTCGGAGATGGGTTTGTCACAGCCGATTCAGAGACATGGAAGTACTTCAGAACCGTTCTCCATTCTTTGATCAAACAAAGAAGGTTCGAAGTTTTTGTTGATCAAACAGTTCAGAAGAAAGTGTACACAAGCCTGCTTCCGATATTGGATCATGCACAACAACAAGGAAGAGTGGTGGATCTTCAGGATATCTTCAACCGATTCACATTCGATAACATATGCTCCACAATCGTAGGACACGATCCTAAGTGTCTTTCCATTGACTTTCCCGAAGTTGCGATCGAAAAGGCTTTTAATGAGTGTGAAGAGTCGATATTCTACAGACACGTAGTGCCGGGAAGTGTTTGGAAGCTCCAAAAATGGCTCCAAATTGGTCAAGAGAAGAAGATGACAGAGGCGTGCAGAACGTTTGACGATTTCATATATTCATGCATAGCGTCCAAGCGAGAAGAGTTAAGCAAGTGCAGCAGAGAAGAAATGGAGGAAGCTCCTTTTGACTTGCTTACTGCTTTGATCACAGAAGAGAGAGGACGTTTGCATGATGACAAGTTTCTAAGAGATGGTGCGTTTAACTTCTTTGTTGCAGGGAGAGAAACCATGACTTCAGCTCTTACGTGGTTCTTTTGGCTTATTGCTAAACACCCTTTAGTGGAAGCCAAGATTCTTGAAGAGATCAGAGATCATTTTAAGACAGATGAAAAGAAAACTGTTGACTGTGGATATCATGGTTTTCATGAGGACCCCCATAATCATAATCTTGATCAAGAACAGTATCTTAAGCAATCTGTATCTGGGGAAGTTTTAGGCATGCAAGAGGTGAAAAAGCTGGTTTATCTGCATGGTGCTTTGTGTGAAGCTCTGAGACTTTTCCCTCCAGTACCCATTGAACGGAAGCAAGCAGTTAAAGCCGACACTCTTCCAAGTGGGCATAGAGTAAATGGCAATACAATGATAATGTTTTCTCTGTATGCGATGGGAAGGTGTGAAGAGATATGGGGAAAAGATTGTTTGGAGTTCAAGCCAGAAAGATGGATATCTGAGAGAGGAGAAATAGTTTATGCACCAGCTTACAAATTCATTGCTTTTAATGCAGGACCAAGAATCTGTTTGGGAAAAGACTTGGCGTTTCTCCAAATGAAGATGGTGGCTGCTGCTATTTTGAGGAAGTACTGTTTCAAAGTGGAGGAAGGTCATATTGCAACTCCAACACATTCAATTGTTCTTCTAATGAAGAACGGTTTGAAGGCTAGGATAATGAAAAGAGAAGTTTGA